A segment of the Lolium perenne isolate Kyuss_39 chromosome 3, Kyuss_2.0, whole genome shotgun sequence genome:
GACCGACAGGCCAATCACGGTGGGATATCGTGTAAATCTGTCTGGTGGAAGGTCCGTGGATGTGAAGGCCAGCCGAATGCTCCGCTGGGAGAGGGTGAATGCAAAGCTGTACACGCAGCGAAGAAATGGCACAGCCAGTTGTTAcaaagaaaagatcgagtttgcgaCGAACTTTGCGGACGAGATAGCTCAAGGATTGCTCTTTGAGATGGCGGACCAGATCACTTCACTTGCAGAGCTCATAAAAATTGGCAGCCTTGTAGACTTCCAGGAGGCCGCTGTTGAATACCTGCTGAGGTCGAGGAATCTGCAGCTGTTCCCTGAAGACGAGGCTTTCCTTAACGCTGCATCACGAGGTAAGTCCCTTGCTAACTAAAATTTCTCATCGGTTATGCCTAATGTTTTCCCAACATATCTGAGTATCCATCTCTATACCTCCTGTACATAGGTGGCAGCAAGAACTGTTAGCCGTCTGGAGATCATCTTTCCCTTCTTCTAGTTGATCGGTGATGGTGAGGACATTGTTTTCGCTTCCGTTTGGGCATGTAGGCTGTTCCTACCTTGGTGGCTGCTGCAATAGAGCTTTGACATTTATGTGTTTTTCATTGGTATAGGTTTTGTTGATGGCCTGCCCGCAGGAGCTTTGGTGCCCTGTGTGTCTGGATTGCTGGAGGATCCGGAATGCAAACGCTACACCAGTGTATTTGAGACTTTCTGCTGGTATCAGCCCAGTTTAAGCTGCCGTGTTTCTTTGCTTTGTGTGGGTGGCTCTCTTGTCTTCCCGTCCAGAATCTGTCAACAGTGTCAGTTTGTCTGTTTAAGTAATTGTTTGAGACTTTGAGTGATACCACTAGTACTATTTTTATGCTGTCCCATTACCTTGTTTGCTGTGTGCGCCTCATTGGTCCTGAAGGAGAAAAATGCACTAATTTGCTGCACTGGTATAACTTTTCCTGATGGAAATCTGAATATAGTTTGCTTATGTTGTTTCCTGGATAACCTGCCAAATTTGGGAGCGTACCACACGAATATTCTACAATAGCAGGTATTGAGGAATCTGTACAAGAAATTTTATTAAATTTGAAAGAAATTGTATTGATAAGTAATCTCTATGGAGTTAAGAGACGCATCAATTTGTGTCAAAGGTCCTAGATACATAACTGCTAGAGCAATGGATGAAGCTGAGTGCGTTTTTATTTTAGACGCCACCAAAGGTGTTCATTAGAGTTCCAGAACGAAAAGAAAACCGAGGCCCCTGCTAATCTGTAGGCTGAAGCATGAGGGAGCGAAAGCTCCATCAATATCTTTTACATAGCCTGTTGTTCTTCAGGTTTACTAGATTGGATGTGTTGGCTCGTGTGAGTTCACATCTCTTTGCATAGCCTGTTGTTCTTCAGGTTTATCAGATTGGCAACCACATATCATGCTATGAGACCTATGTTTTAAAATTCCGGAACCAAGAGGGTGCTAGATTTCTGGTGAACAGGCCTGCTGGTGAACTCTAAGATACCATCGCCAAACAGCAAAATCCCATATTCTTTGACACGGAATTTAGTGGGAGTACTATTTTCCATGTAAAATTAGTCTTTATGAAAATAATCCCAATCTGTCTTTTCGATTTTTATTACAAGTAAAAGTAGTAGCATTTAAAAGTTAAAACCGGCTCTTGTTCAAACTGTTGTTTCAACATAAAGAAGCAAATTTTTGTTAAGACTGCAAGGCTGCAACGCATATGGTTTtcgaaaaagttttgacatggaaACAGAGAGAGAACAAACTTAagcgccgccgcctctcctcccCTTCCACGCGCGCCTGTAAAACTCTGGCTGGCCACCGTGGTACGGGCCTAGGGTTCTGTTCGCCGGCGATGTCGGCGCCGCTGCCGGGGCGGACGCTCGCCGACCTCGATGGCGACGTGCTGGCCCACTGCGCGCGCCACCTCTGCGCCCGCGACGTCGCCAGCCTCGCCATGGCCTGCCGCCCGCTGCACGCCGCCGCCTACTGCGACGCCGTCTGGTACCTCCTCTACAGGTCGCCTCCTTCACCCCCTTCCCTCTCGCTCTCGCCCGTTTCTGAATTTCGATTCAATACGTCGATGCACCCAATTGTGCGCCAGCGCTTGCGTACGGCAATTGTTTCGAATCGAGTAGGTTTAGCTTTCTTTTGCGATTGCTAGGTGTATTGTTGATTTGGGTGGTGTGCTAGGGGGAAGAGGCAGAGCTCACTGAATTTTCAGGGCCGAAATTTACATGTGAGTGGTATCCTGTTATGGTTTTGGATTCCAGAGCTTTTCTGGAGGTACAATTTGGGGGCAAAATGCATTTGCAACGACATTAGGTGTGGTGACGATGGTTCTGACTGAAGAATTACGAACCTCTGCTATGGTTTTCGTGTTAGGATTGTGTACAGGATAAGTTTTGAGCTGATAGGGTTAAGCTTGAGAGAACAACTTTTCCGTTGCCAGCTAGGCTCAGGAAGCCCCAAACTTCGGAACAGTAGATGCACTGAAAGGAACAAGCTCCTATTATGTTGCATGAACTTTCATCTTGATTGTTGTATTTATTGCTAACATTAATATAGGCAACTATCAGAGGTTCGTTGGTCCATGGATTTAATGGGACAAACCTTACAACTTTCTTAGTTTTCTCGGGTGTTGGGATTGCAAGCTGGAAACTTAGTCtgttcatagtggggagtaacttagactagtaacatatgacatgttactagtctaggttactaccttcatagtgggtagtaacttatatgtggtgtcatacattgtatcatttattatgttgtagactcatcttgtcttgaggtgtgtgatgttatggtaacatagctagttaccacctcactctctttcttcatttattagcatgtcatgtcatcaaaatgccttgaggtgtgtgatgttactagctatgttactcccactatgagcagtcttataGTATGTCTGCAGAAAAGTACAGTAGAATATTTCAAGCTTAAAATAACAGTGTTGGCATTTATGGTATACTCCCTCCGTGTCGTAATATAAGTGTTCTTTTGGACATTAGCACAGTTTTCAAGGTGTCATTTTAATCATAATTTCAATGTAAAATGCCATCTTACATAACATAAAAGAATCTGTTTGTACATGCAATGGTGGGTGCTTGCCTTTAGGGTTTGAGGTACTATTATATGTTACAAACGTATAGACCATGAAGAATCTAGTAATACCAATTTGATGTTGCTGGTGCTAGTTCTTCTTTCTTTAACCCAGAAATGTTTGACTGGTACATTTCGAAAATAGGTTATATTTGGATTCTGTGGTAGTAGCTTTTTGAAGGAAAAATAGTTTTGGTAGTTCGAATAGATGAAAGAATTCTGTTGCTGGAGGAATTGTCCTTGTCTATACAATATGAACTTTGTTTGATTATAAGGTGCATGGAACTTGAAAGTGACAGGCATGGATGTTTACTTTCACGGATGCCACTTCTAAATGATTGATGCTCATTCGTCCCCTCTGATGCTTTGCAGCTAGTTTCGCAGTTTCTGTGAGTTGATCAATGGTGTGTTATCCTGTTGTGATCTCACATAAAATATATAATGTTTCAGAATCTCAAACTATATACTGTTTAAATAGTTTGGGAACAGCAGATATCTATATCTTACTGCCCACTTATTGGTTGCGTCATGACTATTTGAACTTTCAGGGAGCAATGGCCGTTTCAACAAGTACCTCGTGGAGCTTTGGGGATTAGAGAACTGTACATTCGGAGGCATACTGAAGTACATCAAATGAAATTTAATGACCCCTTATCATCTATTTATTATCTAGATCCCACTGAGTCGGCACCAAGCCATCTAATGCTTGATAGGAATGATGTTTGGTTCTCTCAAGTGAGTAAAATCTAACAGTATTATGTGTTTTTGATTGAGCAGATTTGCTGTTCTGGTTAAGTACTGCAGATTCAAAAGAAAAGAATCTGCAGTACTTAACCAGAACAGCAAATCTGCTCAATCAACAGTGGTTAAGTACTGCAGATTTTTGCAGTATCAAAAGCTTTTTTTTGGGCTAATCAACATATGCCATGCGATTTCTTCTGTTCAGGGCCCAGTAGCCAAAAGATTGAGCCTTGGTTGGCTGAACATGGAATTGATGGAAACCTACAAGTCTCATGGTGCAAGAATCACTTGTATGAGGTAACCATTGCTTtttctagacatttctagtaacctTATgtaatatgcaacttttattttgtcAATTTCATCATTTTCATGTACTCATAATCATTCGACCCTGTGGGGCAACCAAAGAGGTGAccattgaatttttggatttattCCCAGCTTAATGAATCAAGATAGTATATTTATGTGCTAATGGATTTATTCGGATTTAGGATCCATATCTAGAGGTGGGCAAACCTGGTTTCACGGTTTGGACGGTTTTAGCTTAGTTCATTTTTTTTGCACTAAACTGGAAATGAAGATTTGATTTGTGAAGGGAAATGAACTACTTTCACTAACCGATTTAAAACGGTTTCCACCGGTGTGAGATTTGCACACCCCTATCCATATCCACTTGTTGTCTTCGGCAAGTTTCTTTAATCCTCACATATAGAAAATCTTTAACTGTTAGTGATGATTCAGTGGATATCAGGATCTAGTTCTCATTATCGAAGAAAGCACACTCTGTTTATGATATTTTCGTAGATTTGAAGTAGTATTTGTATATGTATTTTTTGTGTGGGACACACATCAATTTTCAGGTAGAATTGCAACTTGTTTAGCTAACAAGAATATGAGAACGTTTTCAGAACATTTAACTGATGATATATCGGATCATTGGTGATTATGGAGCTATTTAGTAACTCCAGGTAGTCACTAATTGCCATAGGACCCATAACTTTTGCAGTTATTTTTCTACTTTCTTGATTAATATCAGTGAGGGCTATATAATGCTCATATACTGCACACCTTATGTTTGGTGTAGTAGGATGTTATGACATGTTATTTGGAAGTGAATGAGCTCATTGGACTTATAATATATTAATTTTGATTTGTTTTTTGCTTCCATTTGTTAGACAAGTAGGTAACTTCACTCTGTTCCAGTACATGATTATATCTTTGGACTTTGCAGTTCTATTTTGTGTCACTTCTTGGTGACTCTTCTTTTAGTTCATTATAATCTACAATCGTAGTAACATCCATTACTGTACTTTGTTATCTTGTTTCCTAGCAAACAAGAATTGTTGTAAATCCTTTCCATGAAAGCTGTTTGGTAtttgtttgggatatagtatcctCATCTCATAGGTTAACTTTTATTGTTTCATAGTTCTCTCTGTGCTTGGCCTTTCCCCTAATTCCTATATTCTTGTACATGCTTGCATTATAATTACGGTGCTATTGTCCCTAGAATTGCTGAAAGTCACTGAGATAGGAGTGCTTTAAGTGTTATTTGGTTCATTGTGCAGATTATTCCCACTAATCGACACCCCGTTCTTCCGAAGTGATACATATACAAATGAAAAGGCATTAGTCACTTCAAGCACAGATAGAACTGTTCGTCTTTGTTGGAAGGTATCTCATTTCGATATTACAATACAATATGTAAATTTATTTTTGTGAAGACGCAACGGTTACTCCATGGTGATCATCacttattttgtatttttgtctaTGAATGGAGAGTTGTTTGAAATAGTAATAACAAAAAAATAAACTAACCACTATAACCTATGGTCACTTAATGGCTGTAAATAATAGTTATTAAAATTATACAAGCTATTAAAATAAATTTTAGTGTCAGATTCATATTGGTTCCTTTCTGACTCTTGTCAAATTTTTAAAAAATGcttcccttttttttttttttgtaattcccTTGTTCTGCACTTCTGGTGTTTCTATTCATGACATTGTGAAGCAACCACCGAGTACCCTGGCTTGTCCCTTCGCACTATGGCAGCCTCAGTAACTGCTGACAAAGTTATGTCGCAGTACCCCTCATTCTGCCTTGTCAGGCTTTTCATGTGCTTACATGTTAGATACCCTGGACCATTGTACGAACATGTGGCCATGAGGAGTTCTTGGACCGACTAGGTGCCCGTGAGAAGGCGCCACTCAAGCATTGTAATCAAGAAATGTAGTTGGGGTGAGGATGGAGAAGGAGATTCGGGTTAAGAGGGGTGCGGCTTATGTAATGCTGGCTTCCAAAGATAAAGCAGGATTTACCTGCTATTAAAATAACAAGAGATAATGCAGATTTAATCTGATTAAACTCATTTAGAAGGAGATACAAAGTCCCAATCTGATACTGCAGGGACCCATTATCCTTGGGCCAGCCTGGCCCGCATGTatggaattttccacatgaaattaCACATGATCCTCTAACATCCTGCTGTGCTGTACATCCTCATGGATTACCCCCTCCCAAGATCAGCCTCTTCCTCGTTTTGTTACTTCTAGCTCCATAATACTGCAAAGCTATCACAATATAACGTGGAAGCCCTGTGATGCCCATTGATGCACTTTATATTTAGATATATGATGTTTTAAAGTTTCCATTTGGAAATGCTTACTCGGTATTTCTGCTTCGATATATCCTGATGTAGAGTTGCAGCCTAAACAACCACTTTTGTCCAAATTTAGCTCACACTGGACATTTATGACAATGCTGATCCTCTTTGTTCCTCCCGATCGTCCTCTTCTTATCCCTTCTTCTCATCCGTTCCGTAACAGGGGCTTCCTGGTCTCACTCGCCTGTCATCTCAACCTACATGCTCAGGGCCTGACCTCATCCTTGCCACACGCATCATATGGTTGAGTACATATTGGTTGAGACTCGCCCTGACCTGATGaatggggagtgggagagactaagTTGTGCTCCACGACCTGCAAAGGCAGCAGGGTGTGCGGGTAAGAAGGTGCCGCTGCAGAAAGGTAGTGATGAGGATGTATCTAAATTACCTTGTCAAATAATGTAACGGTTAGCTAACATCTTCTCTTATGATAGCACATCTGCATTGGGGTGTGCTTTTGAAATCTAATTTCTTTTCTTGTATAGATAGTAGATACAACTCTAAAGCTCAATTTCACTGGCAGATAGATGAAAGTGAAAATTACTTTCTGACCTTTTCTTACTCTTTATTTCCATTTAGTTCATTTGTAATAAGCTTTATCTCCTAGTCCTACAAGTTTTTGTTTCATTGTTATTTGAATTCTTTTGGTGTAACACTGTAACATACGGATGCGCACCTGCATGATCAGATGATGACAAGCTTATCTATTTTATCTTATTTTTGCAGCGTTCATGGGTTACAGTGTGTTGAACTCTATAGTCTGAATGTGTTCCTTGCATCAGTTTAGTTTGGCTAATTTTTTGTCACGTGATACGAAGCTAGTGTTAGGAGTGATTTTTTACTTTTATTTTATGTAGGGCCTGTCACGCTGTTACAAGGGCCATTCAGGACCTGTTACTGCTGTGGCTGACAAATTGCTTGGTGACGGTGAATTTAAAGTACTTGCAACTGGTAGTGAAGACTGCACCATTCGCCTCTGGTCTATGAGCACAAGGGCAAAAAAGCATCCTCTAATCTCAACTTTGCATGGACATGAAAAAACACTGTCACTTTTGTCTGTTGCTTGGTATGTACTGTCTGATGAGTGGAACTTACTCAACTACTAGGTAGCTGTTTTTGTTGGCATGTACACTATTTATCTGACTGGAATGCATTCCAATGACTTCTATAGTTACAAGGTTTCCATGCTGTTGCCCTGAACTTCCATGTTCTCGAATATGGTACTAACTTTGCCGGACAAACTTAGGAAGTTCTTACACTTGGATCTTATTTTTTCCTGCATTCCATTTCTTTAATAAAATAAATCCTATCCATAAGTTTGAAGAAGAAAAAGTTTACAATGCTTAGGCTCTTCAAAACTTGAACCAGATGGCAAGAAAACACAAGAAACCAAAAGTTACAAGTAGCGGTCTTATCATTTGATTCTAATGGCAGTTATATCTAGCATGTGTAATTGACGGAATAATTTACACTAGCCATTCCGAGGTTTATTAAATCATGATCCATCAGCACAATGATTGATATTCTTTTCTGCTCTTCAGGCATAAATCCTCACTGTTGGTGAGCAGTtccaaagatacaaaggtatgggAGATCGGAAGAAAAATTTACCTGAGATATTATTAATATTGTTTAACATCTTATGTATGGTCCACACTAAACCTTAATAGCATATTTATTGTCATGGGACAGCCATTTTATGCTCATGGTAAGCtctgttttttgtatatttgcATAATGTTAATTTATTATGCTGCATCATAGGTGAAAGTGTGGGATACAATGGCACCTCCATCCAGTGTCTCATCATCTTGCGTTGGGGGTACTCACCTTAACTCAAGTGGTCCGCCAGTTGCTATCAAATGCTatgaatctctttgttacattgcTGCTGGATCCGAAGTGACAGCAATTGACTTGAGGACAA
Coding sequences within it:
- the LOC127341561 gene encoding uncharacterized protein codes for the protein MSAPLPGRTLADLDGDVLAHCARHLCARDVASLAMACRPLHAAAYCDAVWYLLYREQWPFQQVPRGALGIRELYIRRHTEVHQMKFNDPLSSIYYLDPTESAPSHLMLDRNDVWFSQGPVAKRLSLGWLNMELMETYKSHGARITCMRLFPLIDTPFFRSDTYTNEKALVTSSTDRTVRLCWKGLSRCYKGHSGPVTAVADKLLGDGEFKVLATGSEDCTIRLWSMSTRAKKHPLISTLHGHEKTLSLLSVAWHKSSLLVSSSKDTKVKVWDTMAPPSSVSSSCVGGTHLNSSGPPVAIKCYESLCYIAAGSEVTAIDLRTMKKSSVLALRNQRILSCEMLPSEWLICTGIKDKALLWDIRKSQELANTVAELHSDGPVMLLHLDPYKVVTGAPWDGQVHVWETKTGHLVNTLSCNNPVKSAGRSTLSAMAVDGCRIITTGRSSTEGSLLHYQDFLRSSVPVASPGEEVSKFWGSQKYDDEDSEDDH